From Candoia aspera isolate rCanAsp1 chromosome 8, rCanAsp1.hap2, whole genome shotgun sequence, a single genomic window includes:
- the PCGF1 gene encoding polycomb group RING finger protein 1 isoform X2, which yields MASPPTGGPMAIAMRLRNQLQAVYKMDPLRNEEEVKVKMKELNEHIVCFLCAGYFIDATTITECLHTFCKSCIVKFLQTSKYCPLCSTKIHETQPLLNLKLDRVMQDIVYKLVPGLQENPASDRVGLPCTTFDHSRAHYYRFDEHVTLCLEKQSNLGKEKSKHVLQQKYVRCSVRAQIRHLRRVLCCRLELALQYVQILFDNEVLPDHLTLKQLWLTRWFGKPAPLHLSYSVKEKRR from the exons ATGGCGTCTCCTCCTACCGGGGGCCCGATGGCGATCGCGATGCGGCTCAGGAACCAGCTCCAGGCCGTTTACAAGATGGACCCGCTCCGGAACGAA GAGGAGGTGAAGGTCAAGATGAAGGAGCTGAACGAGCACATCGTCTGCTTCCTCTGCGCCGGGTACTTCATCGACGCCACCACCATCACCGAGTGCCTGCACACCT TTTGCAAGAGCTGCATCGTGAAGTTCCTGCAGACCAGCAAGTATTGCCCCTTGTGCAGCACCAAGATCCACGAGACACAGCCACTGCTCAACCTCAAGCTTGACCGCGTCATGCAGGACATTGTCTACAAGCTGGTGCCTGGCCTGCAGGAGA ACCCCGCTTCAGACCGCGTGGGCCTGCCGTGCACCACCTTCGACCATTCACGCGCTCACTATTACCGCTTTGATGAGCACGTCACGCTCTGCCTGGAGAAGCAGAG CAACCTTGGGAAGGAGAAGAGCAAACACGTCCTGCAG CAAAAGTACGTCCGCTGCTCCGTGCGGGCCCAGATCCGCCACCTTCGCCGGGTTTTGTGCTGTCGACTGGAGCTGGCCTTGCAGTAT GTACAGATCCTCTTCGACAACGAGGTGCTTCCAGATCACCTGACCCTGAAGCAGCTCTGGCTCACCCGCTGGTTTGGCAAG CCAGCCCCTCTGCATCTGAGCTACAGcgtgaaggagaagaggaggtag
- the PCGF1 gene encoding polycomb group RING finger protein 1 isoform X1, with protein sequence MASPPTGGPMAIAMRLRNQLQAVYKMDPLRNEEEVKVKMKELNEHIVCFLCAGYFIDATTITECLHTFCKSCIVKFLQTSKYCPLCSTKIHETQPLLNLKLDRVMQDIVYKLVPGLQESEERRIREFYQSRGLERGSQASHEDPASDRVGLPCTTFDHSRAHYYRFDEHVTLCLEKQSNLGKEKSKHVLQQKYVRCSVRAQIRHLRRVLCCRLELALQYVQILFDNEVLPDHLTLKQLWLTRWFGKPAPLHLSYSVKEKRR encoded by the exons ATGGCGTCTCCTCCTACCGGGGGCCCGATGGCGATCGCGATGCGGCTCAGGAACCAGCTCCAGGCCGTTTACAAGATGGACCCGCTCCGGAACGAA GAGGAGGTGAAGGTCAAGATGAAGGAGCTGAACGAGCACATCGTCTGCTTCCTCTGCGCCGGGTACTTCATCGACGCCACCACCATCACCGAGTGCCTGCACACCT TTTGCAAGAGCTGCATCGTGAAGTTCCTGCAGACCAGCAAGTATTGCCCCTTGTGCAGCACCAAGATCCACGAGACACAGCCACTGCTCAACCTCAAGCTTGACCGCGTCATGCAGGACATTGTCTACAAGCTGGTGCCTGGCCTGCAGGAGA GTGAGGAGAGGAGGATCCGAGAGTTCTACCAGTCCCGAGGGCTGGAGCGAGGGAGCCAGGCCAGCCATGAAG ACCCCGCTTCAGACCGCGTGGGCCTGCCGTGCACCACCTTCGACCATTCACGCGCTCACTATTACCGCTTTGATGAGCACGTCACGCTCTGCCTGGAGAAGCAGAG CAACCTTGGGAAGGAGAAGAGCAAACACGTCCTGCAG CAAAAGTACGTCCGCTGCTCCGTGCGGGCCCAGATCCGCCACCTTCGCCGGGTTTTGTGCTGTCGACTGGAGCTGGCCTTGCAGTAT GTACAGATCCTCTTCGACAACGAGGTGCTTCCAGATCACCTGACCCTGAAGCAGCTCTGGCTCACCCGCTGGTTTGGCAAG CCAGCCCCTCTGCATCTGAGCTACAGcgtgaaggagaagaggaggtag